From the Corvus moneduloides isolate bCorMon1 chromosome 13, bCorMon1.pri, whole genome shotgun sequence genome, the window AAATGTAAGATTAAACACTGCCATAAGAGCTGGTGTTCTGTTTATTGATGATAAATAAGCATTTGTCAGACTTTTGCCATGGTCAGTCATACGTCCCTGTTCTTTGTGTGCAGGACTTGAGCCACAGAATGAGTCACATTTCAGGAAGAGTCAACTTGCCAGaacaaaaatctcatttctctGAAGCAAGACACAGGCTCTTATACTGTccatacaaaatgaaaatttgatttttaagatCACAGCACTGATTTGAATTTAACTAGTGTTTCTGGTATGTGAAGACACTGTAGTATAGATTTCCCTGGAAGATCAGTAGACTTGATGTGGATCATGTAACAATATCACACTACAGTCCATGGAATTTCCCCACAATTATTACCCATATGAAACATAGTTAAATCCTGCATACAAAGGCTGATTTTACAAGAGATTTAAACTAATTTCTGTAATGAAGTTAGAAATAAACTAGCCCAATAGATAAGgctaatttcattattttatgaaTCTCAAATAAATGCATTGACTGTatgaaaataaagtttattCTATTAAACCATAGTAGTATCTAAGATAATGTACTAATGCAAGTAAAGGGTACAGACTACTGAAGTATCAGTTTTTTTAAGCAATTCTTTTTGCTCTATCCTCAGGCCTTGGCCTCTCACAGGATGTTGCTGGAGCAACTTTTATGGCTGCTGGAAGCTCTGCTCCAGAGCTTGTCACTGCTTTTCTAGGTAAGAGATGTGTTTTGCCTCCTTGTAATTTagaattcttttctttgtatGCCAAACAAAACCATACCAGAGAGTAATTTTCCTTACAGGAGCTTTTGTGACAAAGGGAGATATCGGCGTCAGCACCATCCTTGGATCAGCAATATATAATCTTCTTGGTATTTCTGCAGCTTGTGGGCTGTTTTCCAGTGTGGTATGTATCAACTTTGGTAGTTCTGCTCCCAAGACCCAAACAGTTATCCTTTCTCGTTTGCCAACAAAAGCCAAGAGAGACTTACTATGACAACTGCCAAGTTTATTATTTAGTAGCAAAACCAGCATGTAATCAGTTTTAAGATAACTTGCTatgaaagtttttaaaaacactaaCTTGTTAAATATCATACTTAAGTCATTCCTAAGaatctttaatttttacatAATATAGAAACAACATATTGATGCAGCATTTACAGCACTTAGTGAAAGTATTACAGAGAGGTTTAAGAAAAGTACATGACTGATCTGCAGGTTTCGAGGCTATCCTGTTGGCCGCTGTTCAGAGACTGTCTGGCCTACACCATCAGTGCAGCAGCGGTCCTTGCGATGATATCTGACAACAGAATTTACTGGTAAGAGCACAAGTAGTGTTGAATTCATGTTGACTGGAGAGTTGTGAGactgcttttcaaaacaaacaaaaatccccaagcCCCAAACTTCAAGTAGCCTGAACTGCCATTCACTAACAGAAATAAACATCCTGTTGGctttaaaaaacttaaaaagtTACAATGCTTGTAAAGATTATTACCTAAACATTCAAACTCTGCATATTTATGAAGTTTGATCTGCATAGGTTTGTCTGTACAGACTTCACAATTTTTATCACAACTGTTCTGGCACAGCAGTTAAGTGTTCAGCATTTACTCCTTTTGAGCCTTTCCTTTCATAGCAGCATTGCTCAGAAAAACACTTGTCTGCCAGAAGGAGATCATGAGTTTCTGATGTTTTAACTCTTCCATCAACACTGAAACTCCTGTTATCTCAACAAGACAGTCAGGTCCAGCATTAAGTCTCTTGAAGTTTATAATTTAAGCAGGACATGAAGACTCAATTTTGCAAACATCAGGAAAACGTTCAATCAGTAAGATCCCCTGAAAAACATGCAGCTATACAATACACAGACAAGATTCTGCAGGGGAGGGGAGTTAAACTGCTGAAAGACATGGGGACACTCACAAACTTCCATGACATTAGCCATACAATTGCAAATAGATGCTTTTGTGTGTTCTCCTTTTGCTACTCATgcaaattttctctctctctccttatGCCAACCATTGGGTTCTTTTATACTACATGTTatataaaacttatttttcattctagGTATGAAAGTGCATCCCTATTACTAATATATGGGTGTTATGTTCTGGTGCTATGTTTTGACATTAAAATCAACCAATACCTCATGAAAAAGTTCAGTCCCTGCTGTACGTGTTTTACAAAAGCTGTGGAAGAGAATGcggagcagcagccactggtTGGCTGGAGGGAAGAGAGTGGACCTCTAATTCGTCAACAGTCAAGAACAGACAGCGGAATTTTTCAAGATGAGCTGGACTACTCTCAACTTTCAACAAGCTTACACGGGCTCGATGAAATCTCTGGAGGTATAAGTATTATTACAGCTGTCTCTAGCACTCCACATGCCTGTCTGCATCAAATCTGATCAAGAGCAGACTCTGAGATAGCATTAAGATTTTGCTCACAAAAGAACTCCAGCCTAGTATTTAAGTAGATCATTTTTCTAACCTGGAATATAACCTTCAGCAAAATCAGAGTGGTGGTTTTCATATGAAGTTAGCTGCTAGAGGAATGCAAGAATTTGTGTTGTATTAGAACTTCAGTCTTTGCTATGTATATTTGAAACTTCTCAGCAACACTGCTTGTAAAATGTATTATCACCTGAAAGCCACACCAGTACTGTACTAATATACACAGTTTTCTTACGACAGTGGAAGGTTCATAGCCCAAAATATGCATGCTATCAGAAGTAAAGGGATAGCTGTGATGTGGCCACAGGTCATGTTTCTTCTTAGGCAAAAAACAGCAGTTGGTACTTACTCTTGGTAAATGTTATGGGTAAACCTTTATAAAGAAATTCATTTTCATCCACATAAGCTCTCTTACTGGTGAACATTTTACTCATAGAATACTAGGTTGGAACGGAATCTcaaggatcatctggtccaaccttccCTGGCAAAAGCATGGTCCCAGATGGGCCAGCACCTGTTCAGCTGAATCTTAGAAGTGTCCAGCATTGGGGAATCCACCACTTCCTGGGAAGATTATTCTACTGGTGATTATTCTCATTGcaaaaaaactgttttcttgtgTACAAGCAGAGTCTCCCCAGAAGTAACTTGATTTCAGAATTTTGTCCAGAGAGATGTAGATACAGGGTAATACTACAGCTGAAACTTGAGGAAGTagtatttttcacctttttttcagTATTCTCACAAGTAGAGGACAGTAATATACTGTATGTTATGGATTCAAACTTAATACTACAatttaaaagttactttttcttCAACAGATCATCCAAATGTCTTCACCATGCCTGAAGCAGATATGAAGAGAATTTTGTGGGTGTTATCCCTTCCTATTATTACACTACTCTATTTAACTATACCAGATTGCAGAAGACAGTTTTGGAGGAACTGGTTCATGgtgacatttttaatttcagcagcATGGATTTCTGCAATAACTTATGTTCTTGTATGGATGGTAACAATAGCAGGTAGGTACCTAAAGTGTTGTTGCTATACCAGTCAAGAATCACTGAAAAAGTTGTGAGGTTTCCCTGTGAGGTTTCCCTTTCCATAAGCAACAGTCAGTTTAGCAACTCAGACTGTGCTGTAAAAAAAggtaacaaagaaaaacaacagaaatttaTGTTTGACTGCTTAGTTTGCCACCCTCTTCTATCCAATAATGGAACACTTTAGAATTTAGCTGCTTCACACTGCTTACCATCACATGAATGAGAACTTTATGTAGCTACAAAAAACccaatctatttttaaaaacagagagtTTCATTAAACTGCTTCATTAAGCAAAACAATTAAACACACAGCAATAAAAGTGTCATGCTGAAGGCTGACAAACATGAAATCCACTAAGACTGGAATTAGAGGTCGTTTTTGGAAAGGATATGTTATTTCTACACCTGTGTTTTTCAGGAACGTTATAGTAAGAGATTTGGCATTAAATTAACTGCCAAAAAACGTCTCAAATGTgtttattaaacatttttggGGTATGTATATGTAGACCTCTTACAAATCTGCATCATAAAGTGAAGCAGTCAAAGGACTGCATGTAAGTGAGAGAAGGGGTAATAACTTGTATGTAAAAGCCTTCTCCTAAAAGTACTTCGAGGTATTAAAGTGCTCCTCACTTCATTGTTCCTCCAGTCAGCTTGAAAGACATCcagttttccattttaagaacaagcagaaaacaaaactaaaactcTACAGAAATTTTTCAAAGCTTGCCATTTTCACATTATAGCTTACTAATCCTACTCAAGCATTCTACTAGTTCAGACATGAATAACTCCTTGTTCAGTGCAGAAACAGACCTACACATTTGGTGAACCTTTGAGAAATTACTAGTAGATCGCTGGATATTATACCCACCATGTTAACCCCTTGGTCAAATAATTTTCCACTTGTACCTAAAGAACAAGGGTTCACTGTCTGGATGCTAGAAGCCTTTGAAACAGGATTCAAGTCAACATTATTGCTGTTCTATAAGACAAAGCATTAATTCATATGAAAGAAGGTATGGTGGAGATTCAGAGAGTGTATTAGTTCACTTTCAAGAGTCATCACAGGTAGTGCTGGGGTCTTTGGCCCACTACTCCTAGGTAAATTATATTCTATTAACATGTTAAAACACTACAAGTTACACACACATTATATTCAAGTCCAGGCTCTCATGAAGGTTGACTCAAAGGTTCTATCATTGCATAATCAGCCTACCAGAATGTCACAAAGGTATCATAGCTGGGGACTACACTGGGATGGTCAAGAACAAAACCTAACTCAGTACACCTTTCTGTTGCTGGCAAAAAAATTTGACTACTTATAGCAACACATTGCTACTGATACACAAAATTAACTAAAGCCTAGAAAAATAAGACTATTCTGTCTTTATGGTCagttgccagaaaaaaaataaacccctaCACATTAAATAGAAGATAAATCTatctaataaaaagaaaaattagattcTCCTGAGTTTATATTCTGTCTTATAACCTTCAGAGGGCTAGAAACTAATGTTGGGTACATAAGGCTGGTTCATTCATATTTCACCTTGGTTTGAACCATTATTTTCCAGCCTGAATGGTTTATAAAAGCTGATTTGTTGGTCCCTCATCCTACAAATCTATTAGGAGTGATGGAAGGATAAAGGGAGTACAAATTCTGCAACAGGATGTTAGTCCCTCTGAAACCAACAAACAGTTTCAAACATAAATTTACTGGGCTGCTCTAGACTAAGCTGGTAAGTAATAGACAAGCACTGCTGACCTAGCTTAGAGTACTGCctcttatttaaataaaattgctcTTATTAAATgtgtcaaaatatttcaaataagaagtcaatattttttattgctgaaatCTAAGATACTTTTTAGTGAACAgaaaagtttaagaaaaattaattaattcataCCTTGACTAGAGGTATCAAATACTTCAGTATACTGATGCTTCTGAATGGTACAACTGCTAAAACGGTTTTGAAGAATCCCTGTCTTTTAAGTTAGAAATTATGGTTACAGGACATTTGGGGCTAAGAAAAATAGAGAGTAGGGAAAAATAAGCTGCCCTTCTAATAAcagtttaaaactttttttaatttaaatgagtATTTACCTAAAGGAACTCACACTTCTAAGGGGTTACTTGTACTTACAAGTCATATAAAAATTTCTGCACATTGATTCTTCCAACTCACTTTCTAGTTGGAGTGAAATGGTAAAGGCATGTAATTGAGACAGTATTCTCATAATATCTTAATGACTGTCCTGCCCAAGAAAATTAATGTGCTTTTTCCCCTGCCCCTGAGGGGATTGAAGAGGGTAATTTTAAGAGTTATTGCTTCATGAGACTTTTGAACACTAACAAGGAGATGCCCACAACCTTAAGAAAGACTACAGTATTTTCCAGAagttggggggggggaagagtAGTAATTTGTTACATATTTAAACTTCTATttatctgtaagaaaaaaatcataattgcTGTTGTCTTGACCACTGGAGACTTGAAGAACAAACAAAGGATATTTCTTTGTTGTTACTCTTTGTTTTAACTGCTTTGTGGTTCAGTCACCTCACATGTAGTCAAGTTAGCTGACACATTCCATTCGAAATTACTGTATGATTACTGATTCTTTCTCTAGCAAACAAAGTCCAAAGCACTTTCTTTGGATAAAACCTAACTAAAACCACACTTGcattttctactgttttttcTCAACTGCAGGTGAAACACTGGGAATCCCAGAGTCAGTAATGGGTCTCACATTACTCGCAGCAGGAACAAGTGTACCAGATACAGTTGCAAGTGTGCTGGTGGCTCGAAAAGGTAAAGATTTTAGTACTTAGGTTCATGCCAATGGATGTGTTTAAAAGGtactaggaaaagaaaattctattttGATAAATTCAAGGAGTAACCTCAAAATTTGGGCTCCAGATTCTAGAGCTTAagtttactaaaaataaataaatagcttaCCTGAAAAAGCTGTGGctcagacatttaaaaacttCTCAGAGTATCTCAGAGAAGTATTCTACGTTGGTTTATTTGTTGTTGATCAAGTATTACAGTTTTACTGCAGAACACAACTGTAGGTCTCGGTATTTTAAACATAACTGGACTTTATAGTAGCCTGTCTAGCTTAATTTTAAGTGCAACTGTGCAGATGCTGGTGATTTAGGGAGACTTTTTATGGTTGGTACCCAAAACCATGTTCTGTTGAATCATGACTATGGTTCTTTTGATGCAAAATCTGAAAGGGGTGCTCTGTGAGAAACTGAGGGCTGGCAGTCTGTTCCTCCAAAACAGTTTGGCAATTTCATGTGATACAATTAAGCCAacttatttgtatttcttcttttacagGAAATGGAGATATGGCTATGTCTAACATTGTAGGATCCAATGTATTTGATATGCTCTGTTTGGGAATACCCTGGTTTATAAAATCTGCCTTCATAAATACATCAGGACCCATAGAAGTGAACAGCAATGGTCTGACATACACAGCCATTTCTCTTATctgttctgttgtttttatttttctggcagtTCACCTGAATGGCTGGAAAATAGATAAAAGATTGGGAACAATTTGTCTTGTCCTGTACTTAGTATTTACTGTATTATCAATTTTATATGAACTTGGCATCATAGGAAACAATCCTACAAGGGTCTGTGGTAACTAGCTTTAATCAGTGATTatgctgatgaaaaaaataaaagcaggagaaaaagatcAGTTTCTTCATTtagtcaaaataaaattttaaaaaaaacaactccaaaCTCCCATTGGGCTCTAAATCTTATATACAGAACTAAGTCATGTCATTAAAGTAATATTAAGTAGAACAAAAACATCACAGCCTAATTGGAGCCCTTTCTTTTAGAGTCAAGAATTACAGTATGACTACAACACACATATAAAACCGAAATTCTGAAAAAGACATCTACTTTTTACATTACACGGTTGATACACactggaggggaaaaataaaaatcagaaaacactAAATAAATCCCACTATGCAATCTGGAGATTAACAGAGAAAATggcttattttattaaaaacagtatAACCATTCATTTAAACTGAATGACTAGAGACACTTGGCCTAATTTTCCAAAGGCACTGAGCATCCAAAGCATCCACAGTCTATAGCGACCTGCAGGTGCTCAGTGCCtctaaaaaaacaacaaaaatcaggcaaattgtctttaaaaaccaaacatagTAAGATTCAGTTAACAAGTATCACAGTATATTAAACACTATACTGTTAAAGGCTGGTGGGATTTAAAAGTtcctttttacagcttttgtAAGCATACAATGTTACTAAAAATGACTTACTAAGATAGAGAAGCTAAACAGACATAGGAATGTTCCTGAACACACAGTTTTAAATTATGCATTGCGATCCAAGCGGACATCAATTTCTCTGCCACTGATTTTTATGCCGTTCATTATCCTACAGGCCTTTTCAGCAGATTCTGGTGAGTCAAATCTGACTGTTCCACAGCCCTTTGATTTTCCattctccatttttatttctgcaaacaTTACATGACCTGAATAAATAAGTTAAACAGCAGTTATTTCAAGTCCTCAGTGTACTAACAACTTAAAGAACTCAGAAGTgataaaaaaacatttttaagtatAATCTAGGGGAACGTATGAAATTGGCACTTTCAGACTGATGGTACATTCACTCATTCAGGCAAGGTGACACAAACAGCAGTAAAGAATCCAAATCCAGATCAGCTATCTCGAATCTTTCCTTGCCATCAGCATAAGATGAAGTATGCCTGTATTTGACCTCAAGTTTGAAACAAAGTGCCCTATAAGACTCAGGGAAAGGTTCGTGTTTCATTTACAGACACTGACAGAAGTGGGAATATTGACAGGGATTAACTGAACTGTAGCTTAATCCAGTCCACCATATTCATCACAAAAACATACCAAGCACGTGTCACAATCAAACAATTTTGTTaagaagctgcagagcaaaattaaaacctttaaaaCAACAGTTACCAGGCTGGGAGTGGCAGAAAAGTAGCAGGCACTCTTCAATTCCTGCTGATTTGCCTTGAGGCTGGACACTCAACTCACAAGGAAATACTTCTATAAAGATGTCTTGCTACCTCTGAGAATGTTCGCTTCCCTGAAGCTAATGAGTTTTTGCTTATGGTATGTTGTAGCACACCCCTCCTGAGCCCCAGAATGTCACTAGGAACAAAAAACTTTTCCCTAAAATACaaagccttttattttaaaatatcatgtAAGACTGGCCTTTCACTGAAAGAAATCGAACCCTGGGAGACGGAGTCTTTGTAATTCCTTACGATACTGACATGAACACAATCTGTTGCTTATAATtcttaaaagcaatttaatatAATTACTATGTCTGTTAGCTGACAAAgagataatgagaaaaaaattctaaactATCTGAAAGTTGCCCAGGAGGCTGagacttaaaaaaagaaagaacctGTTGTGCTATATCCTCcatctacaaaaaaaaaatcaacacctTACAATTTTTCATAGTTGAACTGTGAGTTCTAATTTATATCAAATCTGTAAACAGCTGTATGATGACTACCTTATGTATCAGTagtatgttttaaattacttatcTTTTCTGTCTATCCAAAATAAGAAGTCATCCTGTAATTCAGTTAAAGCTCTCTgttctgaaaatgcattttcaaaacaTGTCACGTATTTCTACACccaagctttattttttacttatttctgtgaaaagacCAACTTTTCTGAATTAGATAAAAACAATTATTGAATATTTGTAGCAAACCGTTATTTCTTAAGATAAAGGGGAACATTACAGCCTGCAAATATGCTAATCAGGATCATCTACCTGCATAAAATAACCTGAGTGCTACATTGGCAAAATTACTAACTCTGATTCAATGCAGCACCATTTCTGGAAGTAATGCATGACCTGGACAGACCCAGGCTCCTGCACATATTTATCTGAAAAGAAACACTACATTATTATACTCTTACTGGCCAGGGAATatgtcaaaaaaagaaaaatttcaaagagTAATTTTATTAATGGAATAGGTTAAAGTTTATAGCAAGGGAGCACTTAGAGTCAACACAGCCCATACTGTACCTTGGTCTTGTGTTCTGTCATGCCTAAAAATTACTTATATAACTCAAGAAAGCTGGGTGAAATAAGAAAGATTAAGCTAGCCAGACTCTTCTACAGAGTCAGTCTTCGTGTTGTTACCTAATAAACACCACGTAACACATGAAGTCCATGGAGATGAGCAGGGGTAAGGTTCATATACATACCACATTGACTGAATTTCTCCTTCAGCTTCTGCCAGGTCAAGTCAAAAGGAAGCtagaataaaaaagaattatgGGTAACAAAATACTGCAATGAGAAAAAGAGCATATAATcaaacatacacacaaaatAAGCTTGTGGTTTCTATATATTTAATTGCTTACATttctcacaaatatctggtTGCCTTTAGAGCCTAATCTCTCCCTCATGCCACTTCCCATCGGGCCAGGCACAAATCCTCGATCGATGTCCATGTTCCTGTCCAGGCCTCCACCCATGGCTGGTCCCATTCGATCAAAACCAGAACCCATCCGAtccattcccattcctccaGCCATATTGTTCATACCACCCATTCCACCACctacacagagaaagaaatgaaggataaaataaaatctccttTTAGTAATAAACACACAAGTAATTTGGTATAAAATAAAGTTCTTGTGTCAGGAGAAGAGTAACTTTATTAAAACTGCTGTAATATAAACAATAACTTTTATACATGCACAGTGATTTATCGAGTAGCACGGCTAGTATTTTAAGACAAAGTATTACAAGAAACAGAGTGTCAGttctaaaataaaagtaaaaccaaaCTGCATCAAGCTATTAGTCATACCATCTAATGTAGCAAAATGTTGAACACAAGACTTCAGATTTAAAGGCTGTCttgtttaattaataaaaatatgataCCCTGTACCACAAAGATCAAATAAATACCTGTGGCAATACTAAGATACAGGTAATTTGACTAGATACACTATTGTTTATTTGGCTTCCTGCATTTACATTCAGCTTTACTTAATGCAGTCAATACCCACACTTAATTACAAAATCTTCCAGAGAAGGCATTTTTTTGCAGAGAACAGAAGTTACTGCAAGTACTGTAAAGAGCATGAACTTTCCTATGTGTCATGGTTTAAGCCCAGATAAAAAGTACATACAtggaataaaatacattaatttatttcGTATAAATAACTAAGAGCAATAACATTCAAATACTATAATATTTCTGGattcataattaaaaattattgtaCAGTAAAACTATCAAGATCATTCATGAAGGACCCTCTCTTTAAGCCTTATGGCTTTTAAGATTGGCACTAGCAAGATTTTAGCTTCTCATCTGCCCTAGCCTGAGAACTCAGATAATTGCTGCAACACAAATCCAGTATTAGAGCTTTGCACAAAATTAAACTGGGTGATAATCTGAAATTCAAAGCTGATTTTTACTTCAATGATGACAGATTACTGAGGTTCAGGTTCATGAAGTTTACTCAAATATCTCTGCCTGtcttttttctgaaacacaagTTTACTTTAATCACTTCTCCCTCCAAACTAGAAGTTGAAACCATTCCAAATCTAAGATGAAGGGAAAGACAGTATTAGCTAGTTTTCCTCTGAACTTTTCCCTCGacaaaacagctttgaaaactgTTAGACTTGTCACATGCAACAGAGTTCTACTTCCATCAACGGCAAGACACTACACTACAGCAAGTCCCTCTGATACAAGTAGGTGTACACCATATTGTTACATTGCCTATGCATTTATGTTCTATTGAAACAAGTTAACCTACTCATTCCAGATCTTACTGGGCCCATGCTAGGTGCTCCCATTCCTCCTGCAAAAACACCAATCATTGCACCAcctaaacagagaaaaataatgaagtgaCATACACTGAAACCACcagttaatgaaaaaaacaaagcacacaCTAATGAAGTGCACTGATCTCAACATTACCTGGAAATACTTTTATATAGGGCACTTTAACATGTGCCTTTATTATACAAACTAAATAGGAACATCTAGTAAGTAAAATCagttcctccttttctttctactATGGGAT encodes:
- the SLC24A5 gene encoding sodium/potassium/calcium exchanger 5 isoform X2, with product MFLAVSIVCDDYFLPSLEIISECLGLSQDVAGATFMAAGSSAPELVTAFLGAFVTKGDIGVSTILGSAIYNLLGISAACGLFSSVVSRLSCWPLFRDCLAYTISAAAVLAMISDNRIYWYESASLLLIYGCYVLVLCFDIKINQYLMKKFSPCCTCFTKAVEENAEQQPLVGWREESGPLIRQQSRTDSGIFQDELDYSQLSTSLHGLDEISGDHPNVFTMPEADMKRILWVLSLPIITLLYLTIPDCRRQFWRNWFMVTFLISAAWISAITYVLVWMVTIAGETLGIPESVMGLTLLAAGTSVPDTVASVLVARKGNGDMAMSNIVGSNVFDMLCLGIPWFIKSAFINTSGPIEVNSNGLTYTAISLICSVVFIFLAVHLNGWKIDKRLGTICLVLYLVFTVLSILYELGIIGNNPTRVCGN
- the SLC24A5 gene encoding sodium/potassium/calcium exchanger 5 isoform X1 yields the protein MRAGARRRAALVVLAALAAWGVRAQRAGGPAENGTRCVLSSLSEFPEGFFTPQERKDGGIVIYFIIILYMFLAVSIVCDDYFLPSLEIISECLGLSQDVAGATFMAAGSSAPELVTAFLGAFVTKGDIGVSTILGSAIYNLLGISAACGLFSSVVSRLSCWPLFRDCLAYTISAAAVLAMISDNRIYWYESASLLLIYGCYVLVLCFDIKINQYLMKKFSPCCTCFTKAVEENAEQQPLVGWREESGPLIRQQSRTDSGIFQDELDYSQLSTSLHGLDEISGDHPNVFTMPEADMKRILWVLSLPIITLLYLTIPDCRRQFWRNWFMVTFLISAAWISAITYVLVWMVTIAGETLGIPESVMGLTLLAAGTSVPDTVASVLVARKGNGDMAMSNIVGSNVFDMLCLGIPWFIKSAFINTSGPIEVNSNGLTYTAISLICSVVFIFLAVHLNGWKIDKRLGTICLVLYLVFTVLSILYELGIIGNNPTRVCGN